In one window of Nerophis ophidion isolate RoL-2023_Sa linkage group LG05, RoL_Noph_v1.0, whole genome shotgun sequence DNA:
- the LOC133552348 gene encoding uncharacterized protein LOC133552348 has translation MANTFSYRRLEVVSDNPAAADFKQRWPALFCEAEIKEEFGRITTIPLERTFMHKLDEHTPKLITLLKAKGGAVGIKMRPLLDRLSQKQSIEMRRETITRSLILYLGEKEEELFEDCLEDSRSDVSNHILKILVVHSADVDPVVVSILVEGHEILPGCNSTAKACSLLMGLIYALNLAYPPTLRYTFEVFQKLWMDSNCPQK, from the exons aTGGCCAACACATTTTCCTATCGAAGACTCGAGGTTGTGAGTGATAATCCTGCTGCTGCTGACTTCAAACAGAGATGGCCTGCTTTGTTTTGTGAAGCTGAG ATCAAGGAGGAATTCGGTAGAATAACTACCATTCCCCTGGAGCGAACCTTCATGCACAAACTGGACGAACACACACCAAAACTTATTACCCTGTTGAAAGCCAAGGGAGGTGCCGTGGGGATCAAGATGAGGCCGCTCCTGGACAGACTGAGTCAG AAACAGAGCATTGAGATGAGGCGTGAAACCATTACCCGCAGCCTTATACTGTACCTTGGCGAGAAGGAAGAGGAACTTTTTGAAGACTGCTTG GAGGACAGCCGGAGTGATGTTAGTAACCACATCCTCAAAATACTCGTCGTCCACAGTGCTGATGTGGATCCAGTCGTTGTCTCCATCCTTGTGGAAGGCCATGAGATTTTGCCAGGGTGCAACAGTACTGCGAAAGCTTGCTCACTGCTCATGGGACTGATTTATGCCCTGAACTTGGCATACCCTCCCACTTTGCGCTACACTTTTGAAGTCTTCCAAAAACTCTGGATGGATTCAAACTGTCCCCAAAAGTAA